The following are encoded in a window of Bradyrhizobium sp. WBOS07 genomic DNA:
- a CDS encoding ABC transporter ATP-binding protein, protein MPLTLETRDLTIRFGGHVAVNNVSCTFRPGELTAIVGPNGAGKTTYFNLISGQLRASHGSILFDGADITQLSAPLRTRAGLGRAFQLTNLFPNLTVEENVRLAVQAANGTHYDMLRPWMVRRDLIARADGILDQVALGSRRGVAATALSHGDQRKLEVALMIALEPKVFMFDEPTAGMSIDEVPVVLNLIAQLKQDKSKIILLVEHKMDVVRSLADRIIVLHNGQLVADGPPAEVIASPIVQEAYLGVAPKNAASVA, encoded by the coding sequence ATGCCGCTCACCCTCGAAACCCGCGATCTCACCATCCGCTTCGGCGGTCATGTCGCGGTCAACAATGTCTCCTGCACGTTTCGTCCGGGCGAGCTCACCGCGATCGTCGGGCCGAACGGCGCCGGCAAGACCACTTATTTCAACTTGATCTCGGGCCAGCTGCGCGCTTCGCACGGCAGCATCCTGTTCGACGGCGCCGACATCACCCAGCTTTCCGCGCCGCTGCGCACCCGCGCCGGCCTTGGGCGGGCTTTCCAGCTCACCAATCTGTTTCCGAACCTCACCGTGGAAGAAAACGTGCGCCTGGCGGTGCAGGCGGCAAACGGCACCCATTACGACATGCTGCGGCCCTGGATGGTGCGCCGCGACCTGATCGCACGCGCAGACGGCATCCTCGACCAGGTCGCGCTCGGCAGCCGCCGCGGCGTCGCCGCGACCGCGCTGTCGCATGGCGACCAGCGCAAGCTCGAGGTCGCGCTGATGATCGCGCTCGAGCCCAAGGTTTTCATGTTCGACGAGCCGACCGCCGGCATGAGCATCGACGAGGTGCCTGTCGTCCTCAACCTGATCGCGCAGCTCAAGCAGGACAAGAGCAAGATCATCCTCCTGGTCGAGCACAAGATGGACGTTGTGCGCTCGCTCGCCGACCGCATCATCGTGCTGCATAACGGCCAGCTCGTCGCCGACGGCCCGCCCGCGGAAGTGATCGCCTCGCCGATCGTGCAGGAGGCCTATCTCGGCGTCGCCCCCAAAAACGCAGCGAGCGTCGCATGA
- a CDS encoding ABC transporter ATP-binding protein yields the protein MTDLLKLTGVHTHIGRYHILQGIDLAVPEGQVTMLLGRNGAGKTTTLRTIMGLWQASSGEINLGGERIEGGATPDIARLGVGYVPESMAVFSDLTVKENLVLAARDGPLDDSQLDWIFGFFPALRRFWLSRAGSLSGGQKQMLSIARAIIEPRKLLLIDEPTKGLAPAIVMALIECLKEIKRKGATILLVEQNFFAARELGDNVLVMDNGTIVHRGEMAALAADVPLQERLLGLSLETHQ from the coding sequence ATGACCGATCTGCTCAAGCTCACCGGGGTGCACACCCATATCGGCCGCTATCACATCCTCCAGGGCATCGACCTCGCGGTTCCCGAGGGGCAGGTCACGATGCTGCTCGGCCGCAACGGGGCCGGCAAGACCACGACGCTGCGCACCATCATGGGGCTGTGGCAGGCCTCGAGCGGCGAAATCAACCTCGGTGGCGAGCGCATCGAGGGCGGCGCCACGCCCGATATCGCGCGGCTCGGCGTCGGCTACGTGCCGGAGAGCATGGCGGTGTTCTCCGATCTCACGGTGAAGGAGAACCTGGTGCTGGCGGCGCGCGACGGCCCGCTCGACGACAGCCAGCTCGACTGGATCTTCGGCTTCTTCCCGGCGCTGCGCCGGTTCTGGCTGTCGCGTGCGGGAAGCCTCTCGGGCGGGCAGAAGCAGATGTTGTCGATCGCGCGCGCCATCATCGAGCCGCGCAAGCTGCTCCTGATCGACGAGCCGACCAAGGGCCTGGCGCCCGCGATCGTGATGGCGCTGATCGAGTGCCTGAAGGAAATCAAGCGCAAGGGCGCGACCATCCTGCTGGTCGAACAGAACTTCTTCGCCGCCCGCGAGCTCGGCGACAACGTGCTGGTGATGGACAACGGCACCATCGTCCATCGTGGCGAGATGGCGGCGCTCGCCGCCGACGTGCCGCTGCAGGAGCGGCTGCTCGGCCTGAGCCTGGAGACACATCAGTGA
- a CDS encoding branched-chain amino acid ABC transporter permease, translating to MTELAANDPLPKPKRDLAPILLPVALALLMIPLIGSTSSWLTLTAASLAMGMMIFIMASGLTLVFGLMDVLNFGHGAFIAVGAYVATLVLAPFAASIQADSLWMNLAVLAPAALLSMAVSGALGLVVERVLILPVYGQHLKQILMTTGGLIVAEQTLYALWGPQIIPMPLPASLRGSFIIGDVAIAKYRVLAMLIGLGIFIAIQLVLNRSKLGLLIRAGVENREMVEALGYRIRRLFLGVFMTGSALAGLGGVMWALYREQVHASMSDDLTVLIFIVVIIGGLGSIGGCFIGAILVAMVANYGGFLVPKLALVSNILLMVAILMWRPRGLYAVTSR from the coding sequence GTGACCGAACTTGCCGCAAACGATCCTCTGCCGAAGCCGAAGCGCGATCTCGCGCCGATCCTGCTGCCGGTCGCGCTCGCGCTGCTCATGATCCCGCTGATCGGCTCGACCTCCTCCTGGCTGACGCTGACCGCGGCGAGCCTTGCGATGGGCATGATGATCTTCATCATGGCCTCCGGGCTGACGCTGGTGTTCGGCCTGATGGACGTGCTCAATTTCGGCCATGGCGCCTTCATCGCCGTCGGCGCCTATGTCGCGACCCTGGTGCTGGCGCCGTTCGCGGCCTCCATTCAAGCCGATTCGCTGTGGATGAACCTCGCGGTGCTGGCACCGGCCGCGCTGCTCTCGATGGCGGTGTCGGGCGCCCTCGGCCTCGTCGTCGAGCGCGTGCTGATCCTCCCCGTCTACGGTCAGCACCTGAAGCAGATCCTGATGACGACTGGCGGCCTCATCGTGGCCGAGCAGACGCTCTATGCGCTGTGGGGACCGCAGATCATCCCGATGCCGCTGCCGGCCTCGCTGCGCGGCTCCTTCATCATCGGCGATGTCGCCATCGCCAAGTACCGCGTGCTGGCAATGCTGATCGGCCTCGGCATCTTCATCGCGATCCAGCTCGTCCTCAATCGCAGCAAGCTCGGCCTTCTGATCCGGGCCGGCGTCGAGAACCGCGAGATGGTGGAGGCGCTCGGCTATCGCATCCGCCGCCTGTTCCTCGGCGTCTTCATGACCGGATCGGCGCTCGCCGGCCTCGGCGGCGTGATGTGGGCGCTCTATCGCGAACAGGTCCACGCCTCCATGAGCGACGACCTCACCGTGCTGATCTTCATCGTCGTCATCATCGGCGGCCTGGGATCGATTGGCGGCTGCTTCATCGGTGCGATCCTGGTGGCCATGGTCGCCAATTATGGCGGCTTCCTGGTGCCGAAACTCGCCCTCGTCTCCAACATCCTGCTGATGGTCGCCATTCTGATGTGGCGGCCGCGCGGCCTCTATGCGGTGACCAGCCGATGA
- a CDS encoding branched-chain amino acid ABC transporter permease: MMILSGDPPRSRVLTLVLVVIILALAATPFLFPGAKALNVAAKICVFAALVASYDLLLGYTGSVSFAHTMFYGIGSYAIAIALYGMGPNWAAVATGIVTGLPLAALLALAIGLFSLRVAAIFFAMITLAVASAFQVLASQLSWLTGGEDGRSFRLPELLRPGTVLIPKDMFGFEINGRILTYYLVFAGSALMILALLRVVNSPFGRVLQAIRENRFRAEALGFRTVFHLTYANCLAALVAAGAGILNALWLRYAGPDTSLSFSIMLDILLMVVIGGMGTIYGAIIGASIFILAQNYLQSLMGVASNAASEAGLPLLPGLLHPDRWLLWLGLLFIASVYFFPTGVVGRLRNPAGGKSAGNSH, encoded by the coding sequence ATGATGATCCTCTCCGGCGATCCGCCGCGCAGCCGCGTCCTCACGCTCGTTCTCGTCGTCATCATCCTGGCGCTGGCGGCGACGCCGTTCCTGTTTCCGGGCGCCAAGGCGCTGAACGTCGCGGCCAAGATCTGCGTCTTCGCCGCGCTGGTCGCCTCCTATGACCTCCTGCTCGGCTATACCGGCTCGGTGTCGTTCGCCCACACCATGTTTTACGGCATCGGCAGCTACGCCATCGCCATCGCGCTCTACGGGATGGGCCCGAATTGGGCCGCGGTCGCAACCGGCATCGTCACCGGCCTGCCACTCGCAGCCCTGCTCGCGCTCGCCATCGGGCTGTTCTCGCTGCGGGTTGCGGCGATCTTCTTTGCCATGATCACGCTCGCGGTCGCCTCCGCGTTCCAGGTGCTGGCCTCGCAACTGTCCTGGTTGACCGGCGGCGAGGACGGGCGCAGCTTCCGGCTGCCGGAACTGCTCCGACCGGGCACGGTGCTGATCCCCAAGGACATGTTCGGCTTCGAAATCAACGGCCGCATCCTGACCTATTACCTCGTGTTCGCAGGCTCCGCGTTGATGATCCTCGCTTTGCTCCGTGTCGTGAACTCGCCGTTCGGGCGTGTGCTGCAGGCGATCCGCGAGAACCGCTTTCGCGCCGAGGCGCTCGGCTTCCGCACGGTGTTTCACCTGACCTACGCCAATTGCCTCGCCGCCCTCGTCGCCGCCGGCGCCGGCATCCTGAACGCGCTGTGGCTGCGCTATGCCGGCCCCGATACCTCGCTCAGCTTCTCGATCATGCTGGACATCCTGCTGATGGTCGTGATCGGTGGCATGGGCACGATCTACGGCGCGATCATCGGCGCCAGCATCTTCATCCTCGCCCAGAACTATCTGCAGTCGCTGATGGGCGTCGCCTCCAACGCGGCCTCGGAGGCCGGCCTGCCGCTGCTGCCCGGGCTGCTGCATCCCGACCGCTGGCTGCTGTGGCTCGGGCTATTGTTCATCGCCAGCGTCTATTTCTTCCCGACCGGCGTGGTCGGACGGCTGCGCAATCCCGCGGGCGGCAAGAGCGCCGGCAATTCGCATTAA
- a CDS encoding EAL domain-containing protein, with protein sequence MRQVFSTVAAGTSLAARNGWEALMRRGPVLWLTLCGVLLVAAIFGVTAIAVGEFRERALSNRERELENTVQLIARHFDQQFEDSDVVAADLIAQINLAEINSPETFRERMSGPAAHQMLRGKISPVSYLGDIAIYDADGELINWSRAQPLPKVNVSSRAYFQTFKTNPRSEPVLLESVRSFIISKWTTIVARRLNGADGTFLGAMVRRIDPDSYRNYFASVALAEGTAISLFDREGKMLARYPHAEELIGRNFKNGPLMQRVLAEGGLQTLRGKSPIDGEERLGSAASLTHFPLVILATNTTAAALADWRQQTSFMVTTAAISAAIIALILYLIIRQINRQNREAQERLEAERLRLDTALNNMTQGLILYDASGTIVTCNRRYADMFGLSHDVIKPGCHIREAMYHRKECGAFDGDVEAFCADVMRVVAEGTVSTRTHQLANGRAFQVINTPLAQGGWVATIEDITERRHLEQERDRNHTFLREIIDHIPSRITVKDARTRRYLLANQVAEEQLDETAETIVGKSAFDLYPTEAAEIITRDDDRVLQSPNGLFLDEHVWHTPAVGPRYITSTRIGIRDKSGEPRYIINVVDDVTERRRADEKIAHMAHYDALTDLPNRTLFREQIERELAKVAGGDQFALLYIDVDEFKGINDSLGHHVGDELLKAIASRLRGCLKEGDLIARLGGDEFAVIQTGIQSSAEVLAFVTHIYQAIRQPYHCLGHQLSTDASIGIALAPQDGTDLDQLVKNADLAMYGAKAEGRRTHRFFEPAMDACARARLSMEQDLRQALVDGGFEIHYQPLVDLRSGEVTGCEALLRWRHPERGMVSPAEFIPVAEDTGLITELGDWVLRMACNEAATWPTHIRVAVNVSPVQLKCDTLALRIAGALAASGLDPRRLELEITEAVLIRDDEAALSILHQLRSIGVRIALDDFGTGYSSLSYLKRFPFDKIKIDRCFVADIAEASGSPVIVQAVVNIAAASSMTTVAEGVETEAQREMLRTLGCTQMQGYLFSAPKPAAEVRKLFGPDDGLPGAVPVAAVA encoded by the coding sequence ATGCGCCAGGTCTTTTCCACGGTGGCCGCCGGAACGTCTCTAGCCGCAAGGAACGGCTGGGAGGCATTGATGCGCCGTGGTCCCGTCCTGTGGTTGACCCTGTGCGGCGTGTTGCTGGTCGCGGCCATCTTCGGCGTGACGGCCATCGCCGTCGGCGAGTTTCGCGAGCGCGCGCTGTCCAATCGCGAGCGCGAGCTCGAAAACACGGTGCAGCTGATCGCGCGGCACTTCGACCAGCAGTTCGAGGATTCCGACGTCGTCGCCGCCGATCTGATCGCGCAAATAAACCTGGCGGAGATCAACTCCCCGGAGACGTTCCGCGAGCGCATGTCCGGGCCTGCAGCGCACCAGATGCTGCGCGGCAAGATCAGCCCGGTGTCCTATCTCGGCGATATCGCGATCTACGATGCCGACGGCGAGCTGATCAACTGGTCGCGGGCCCAGCCGCTGCCCAAGGTCAACGTTTCATCCCGGGCCTACTTTCAGACATTCAAGACGAACCCGCGGTCCGAACCGGTGCTGCTGGAATCCGTCCGCAGCTTCATCATCAGCAAATGGACCACGATCGTCGCACGCCGCTTGAACGGCGCGGACGGCACTTTCCTCGGCGCGATGGTCCGCCGGATCGACCCGGACAGCTACAGGAACTATTTCGCATCCGTCGCGCTTGCCGAGGGCACGGCCATCTCGCTGTTCGATCGCGAGGGCAAGATGCTGGCGCGCTATCCGCATGCCGAGGAGCTGATCGGCCGAAATTTCAAGAATGGGCCGCTGATGCAGAGGGTGCTGGCCGAGGGCGGTCTTCAGACGCTGCGGGGCAAGAGCCCGATCGACGGCGAGGAGCGACTTGGCTCGGCCGCGTCGCTGACGCATTTCCCACTCGTTATTCTCGCCACCAACACCACGGCGGCAGCCCTGGCAGATTGGCGGCAGCAGACCAGTTTCATGGTGACCACCGCCGCAATTTCGGCCGCCATCATCGCGCTGATCCTCTACCTGATCATTCGCCAGATCAACCGGCAGAACCGCGAGGCGCAGGAACGGCTGGAAGCGGAGCGGCTGCGGCTCGACACCGCCCTGAACAACATGACGCAGGGGCTGATCCTGTATGACGCGAGCGGCACCATCGTCACCTGCAACCGCCGTTATGCCGACATGTTCGGTCTCTCTCACGACGTCATCAAGCCCGGCTGCCATATCCGCGAGGCGATGTATCATCGCAAGGAGTGCGGCGCTTTCGACGGCGACGTCGAGGCGTTTTGCGCCGACGTGATGCGGGTGGTCGCCGAAGGCACGGTCTCCACGAGAACGCATCAGCTGGCCAACGGCCGCGCCTTTCAAGTCATCAACACCCCGCTCGCCCAGGGCGGCTGGGTCGCCACGATCGAAGACATCACCGAGCGCCGCCACCTGGAACAGGAACGCGATCGCAACCACACCTTCCTGCGGGAGATCATCGATCATATCCCGTCCCGGATCACCGTGAAGGACGCCCGGACGCGACGCTATCTCCTGGCGAACCAGGTGGCCGAGGAACAGCTCGACGAAACTGCGGAGACGATCGTCGGCAAGAGCGCATTCGACCTTTACCCGACGGAAGCCGCCGAAATCATCACCCGGGACGACGACAGGGTGCTGCAATCGCCGAACGGGCTGTTTCTGGACGAGCACGTCTGGCACACGCCGGCTGTCGGACCGCGCTATATCACCTCGACCCGGATCGGCATCCGCGACAAGTCCGGCGAGCCGCGCTACATCATCAATGTCGTCGATGACGTCACCGAGCGGCGCCGGGCCGACGAGAAGATCGCGCATATGGCGCATTACGATGCGCTGACCGACCTGCCGAACCGCACGTTGTTCCGCGAGCAGATCGAACGTGAGCTGGCGAAGGTCGCGGGCGGGGATCAGTTCGCGCTGCTCTATATCGACGTCGACGAGTTCAAGGGCATCAACGATTCGCTCGGTCATCACGTCGGCGACGAGCTGTTGAAGGCGATCGCAAGCCGTCTGCGCGGCTGTCTCAAGGAGGGCGATCTGATCGCACGACTGGGCGGCGACGAGTTTGCGGTGATCCAGACCGGGATCCAATCCTCCGCCGAGGTGCTGGCCTTCGTGACCCACATCTATCAGGCGATCCGGCAGCCCTATCATTGTCTCGGCCATCAGCTCTCCACCGACGCGAGCATCGGCATCGCGCTGGCGCCGCAGGACGGGACCGATCTCGACCAGCTCGTCAAGAACGCCGACCTCGCGATGTACGGTGCCAAGGCCGAAGGGCGCCGCACCCATCGCTTCTTCGAGCCGGCAATGGATGCCTGCGCCAGGGCGCGCCTGAGCATGGAGCAGGATTTGCGCCAGGCGCTGGTGGACGGCGGCTTCGAGATTCACTATCAGCCGCTGGTCGATCTGCGCTCAGGCGAGGTCACGGGCTGCGAGGCGCTGCTGCGCTGGCGCCATCCCGAGCGCGGCATGGTGTCGCCGGCGGAGTTCATTCCTGTCGCCGAGGACACCGGCCTGATCACCGAGCTCGGCGACTGGGTGCTGCGCATGGCCTGCAACGAGGCCGCGACCTGGCCGACGCATATCCGCGTCGCGGTCAACGTGTCGCCGGTGCAGCTCAAATGCGACACGCTGGCGCTCCGCATCGCAGGCGCACTCGCCGCGTCCGGCCTCGACCCGCGCCGGCTCGAGCTCGAGATCACCGAGGCCGTGCTGATCCGCGACGACGAGGCTGCGCTTTCGATCCTGCACCAGCTCCGCTCGATCGGCGTCCGCATCGCGCTCGACGATTTCGGCACCGGTTATTCCTCGCTGAGCTATCTCAAGCGCTTCCCGTTCGACAAGATCAAGATCGACCGCTGCTTCGTCGCCGACATCGCGGAGGCGAGCGGTTCGCCCGTGATCGTGCAGGCAGTGGTGAACATCGCCGCCGCCAGCAGCATGACCACGGTTGCCGAGGGCGTCGAGACCGAGGCGCAGCGCGAGATGCTGCGCACACTCGGCTGCACGCAGATGCAGGGCTATCTGTTCAGCGCGCCGAAGCCGGCCGCCGAGGTGCGCAAGCTGTTCGGTCCGGACGATGGCTTGCCTGGAGCCGTGCCGGTGGCGGCGGTGGCCTGA
- a CDS encoding TspO/MBR family protein, protein MLQLLVFVVGVVGMGWLIGATNPPGDWYAGLAKPGFVPPNWAFPVAWTILYVMIAIAGWRTFRRDPSGKAMLAWAAQLALNFAWSPVMFTMHQIGAALAILICLFVAIITYIGLELSRDRLAAALFVPYAAWVGFAGVLNAAIWRLN, encoded by the coding sequence ATGCTGCAGCTGTTGGTCTTCGTGGTGGGCGTGGTCGGCATGGGATGGCTGATCGGCGCGACCAATCCGCCGGGCGACTGGTATGCCGGCCTCGCCAAGCCGGGCTTCGTGCCGCCGAACTGGGCGTTCCCGGTGGCCTGGACCATTCTCTACGTCATGATCGCAATCGCGGGCTGGCGGACCTTTCGGCGTGACCCCTCCGGCAAGGCGATGCTGGCCTGGGCGGCGCAACTGGCGCTCAATTTCGCCTGGTCGCCGGTGATGTTCACGATGCACCAGATCGGCGCCGCGCTCGCCATCCTGATCTGCCTGTTCGTTGCGATCATCACCTATATCGGTCTCGAGCTGTCACGTGACAGACTGGCGGCGGCGTTGTTCGTGCCTTATGCGGCCTGGGTCGGTTTTGCCGGCGTGCTCAACGCGGCGATCTGGCGCTTGAATTGA
- the dinB gene encoding DNA polymerase IV: protein MSESDKVTGEASPVRKIIHIDMDAFYASVEQRDNPELRGKPVAVGGSAERGVVAAASYEARKFGVRSAMPSVTAKRLCPDLIFVRPRFEVYKAISRQIRDIFAEHTPIIEPLSLDEAYLDVTENLQGIPLARDIALRIREKIKAETGLNASAGISYNKFLAKLASDHRKPNGQFVIAPEMGPAFVETLPVGKFHGIGPATAAKMNSLGLFTGLDIRNQTLEFMNANFGKSGAYYYWISRGVDERPVRANRIRKSIGAENTFSTDLAEYDALAAELRPLVDKVWRHCEATGNRGRTVTLKIKFADFEIITRSRSVLAAVRGRDDLERLACGLLEAEMPLGKRVRLLGVSLSALQAGDDVEPQLTLGI, encoded by the coding sequence ATGAGCGAATCCGACAAGGTGACGGGCGAGGCCTCGCCGGTGCGCAAGATCATCCATATCGACATGGATGCCTTCTACGCGTCGGTGGAACAACGCGACAATCCGGAGCTGCGCGGAAAGCCGGTTGCGGTCGGAGGCTCGGCGGAACGCGGCGTCGTCGCGGCCGCGAGCTACGAGGCGCGCAAGTTCGGCGTTCGCTCCGCCATGCCGTCGGTGACGGCGAAGCGGCTATGTCCCGATTTGATCTTCGTCAGGCCGCGCTTCGAGGTCTACAAGGCGATCTCCAGGCAGATCCGCGACATCTTCGCCGAGCACACGCCGATCATCGAACCGTTGTCGCTCGACGAGGCCTATCTCGACGTGACGGAAAATCTGCAAGGCATCCCGCTGGCGCGGGACATCGCGCTGCGAATCCGCGAGAAGATCAAGGCCGAAACCGGCCTCAACGCGTCGGCCGGCATCTCCTACAACAAGTTTCTGGCCAAGCTCGCTTCCGATCATCGCAAGCCCAACGGACAGTTCGTGATCGCGCCGGAGATGGGACCGGCTTTCGTCGAAACGCTGCCGGTCGGCAAGTTTCACGGCATCGGGCCGGCGACTGCCGCGAAGATGAATTCACTCGGCCTGTTCACCGGCCTCGACATCCGCAACCAGACGCTGGAATTCATGAATGCGAATTTCGGCAAGTCGGGCGCCTATTATTACTGGATCTCGCGCGGCGTCGACGAACGGCCGGTTCGGGCCAACCGGATTCGCAAGTCCATCGGCGCGGAGAACACGTTCTCGACCGATCTGGCCGAATATGACGCGCTGGCCGCCGAGCTCAGACCTCTCGTCGACAAGGTCTGGCGCCACTGCGAGGCGACCGGCAATCGCGGCCGCACCGTCACCCTGAAGATCAAGTTCGCCGACTTCGAGATCATCACGCGCAGCAGGTCCGTCCTGGCCGCGGTCAGGGGCCGGGACGATCTGGAGCGGCTGGCCTGCGGCCTGCTCGAGGCCGAGATGCCGCTGGGAAAGCGCGTCAGGCTGCTGGGGGTCTCGCTGTCCGCCCTCCAGGCCGGCGACGACGTGGAGCCGCAGCTGACGCTCGGCATCTGA
- a CDS encoding DNA-3-methyladenine glycosylase I: MPPFKTIRARAEKRKGGPKALEKLMPEKPDLKRLAKLGDDRILAEMTKRVFCAGFAWSVIESKWEGFEEAFLQFQPAKLSFQPEDYWEGLLRDARIVRNGAKIMSVRDNAAFVQEIAKEHGSFGKFLAKWPSSNQIGLLDLLTRRGSRLGGNTGQMLLRFVGWDGFVTSKDVVVCLRDAGLDIAEEVKSKGDLAKVQAQFNAWAEETGLPYTYLSRICALSVGENRSE; encoded by the coding sequence ATGCCCCCCTTCAAGACCATTCGCGCCCGTGCCGAGAAACGCAAGGGCGGGCCTAAGGCCCTGGAAAAGCTGATGCCGGAAAAGCCCGACCTGAAGCGTCTGGCCAAGCTCGGCGACGATCGCATCCTGGCCGAGATGACCAAGCGGGTGTTCTGCGCCGGTTTCGCCTGGAGCGTGATCGAGTCGAAATGGGAAGGCTTTGAAGAGGCCTTCCTGCAGTTCCAGCCCGCCAAGCTCAGCTTCCAGCCGGAAGACTATTGGGAAGGCCTGTTGCGCGACGCGCGCATCGTGCGCAACGGGGCCAAGATCATGTCGGTGCGCGACAACGCCGCGTTCGTCCAGGAGATCGCGAAGGAGCATGGCAGCTTCGGCAAGTTTCTGGCGAAATGGCCGTCGTCCAACCAGATCGGCCTGCTCGATCTCCTGACCAGGCGCGGCAGCCGTCTCGGCGGCAACACCGGCCAGATGTTGCTGCGCTTCGTCGGCTGGGACGGCTTTGTGACGTCCAAGGACGTCGTCGTCTGCCTGCGCGATGCCGGTCTCGACATTGCAGAAGAGGTCAAGTCGAAGGGCGATCTCGCCAAGGTGCAGGCACAGTTCAACGCCTGGGCCGAGGAAACCGGCCTGCCCTACACTTATCTATCGCGCATCTGCGCGCTGTCGGTGGGCGAGAACCGCAGCGAATAG